From the Bacteroidota bacterium genome, the window TTTTTATTTCTGTTTAATTCGAAAAGTATCCAAAACGGTTTAAAAATCATTTTTTTAAATCTCTGGAATGCACTATTGTAAATGGTTTCAGAGAATCTGTGTCCCTGACTGAATAATTTTGGGTCTTTTTTTTCATGTTGACTTAGCCTAGTTTTGACCTCTTGAAAAAATTTCTGAAAGGACATTCAATAATAAATCAATAGCGAAAATATGAAAATTAAAATTCTTGCATTTGTTATCGCACATTTTTTAGCATCTGCTGTGCAAGCTCAAGGTATTCCTGATTTTTCTTTTGAAATTCAAATGACACCGAATGATATAGAAGTAAATAATTTTGATACTATCTATAATATGGAATGTATACTTATCTTACAGGATACTATTAATGTTTCTAGAATACATGTGAAAGTTGGAACTTATAATGGAGCATCAAATATGTTTAATTATGCTTTTCTATTTGATATTAATGCTGGTTTTCCTGGAAGCCAGAGTTATTATAGAAATGCAAATACTGTTAAACTTAATTTAGGCCAATTTAGTGCTGGTAATTATTATTATGAAACAAAACTTGAATATATTTCTGGTGCAATGTCTCAACCCCTTATGTGGAATTCCTGGACGCAATAAACACAGTAATGAAAAACAAATTCTTTATTTTTAATATAGTTAATTTCTTAACTATTGCTTTGTTTGGAACTCTTTCCGCTCAAACAACAGTCACCCTTTATCCTGATTTAGATGCTACGATTCTTTCTTCTTCTCCCAATAACAATTATAGCGACAATACGCATAGTAACGGAAAATCAATTAGAGCAAATGCTTCAACCGGAAGAGGAGGAACAGCGGTGTATTACAGAAGTTTAATTAGTTTTGATGTTTCTTCCGTCCCTTGTAATGCTACAATCACCGATGCAAAACTAATTCTTTATGGAATTGGGCATGATCCATTAAGTGGTAATAATTCAGTTTATTTTCAAAGGGCATATAATTTTACTGAAAGTACGGTTACCTGGAATAGTCAGCCAAGTGTTACTACAACAGGTCAAATCAGTCTTTCTTCAACTACATCATCTACCCAAATTGATACACTTAATTTGACATCCTATTTGGGAGAAATTCACTCTGGTTTGTCTCCTCGCAATAGTTTATTAATGAGACTTCAAAATGAACAATATTATAATGATAGGTATTATGCTTCAAGCGATCATGATTCTGTAAACTTACGTCCAAAACTTATTATTATCTATACTTTAGGCGGAGTAAATGGAGGAGTGGATAAATTTGTATGTGTTGGAGACAGCACTCAATTAATCGCAAGTGGAGCGGAAACATATTCGTGGAGTCCCACTGCAGGTTTAAGTAATCCCAATATATCCAATCCAAAAGCTAGTCCTAGTTCTACTACCAGTTACTTAGTAACAGCATCAGATTTAAATTTTTGCCAAACTGTTGATACAGTTTTAGTTACTGTTTTTCCTTTTCCTGTTGTAAATGCTGGTTCCGATCAAAGCATGTGTGCCGGTAGTAATGTTCAATTAGCAGCTACTGGGGCAACCACCTACTCCTGGACCCCAACTACAGGTTTAAGTAATCCTAATATTTCTAACCCAGTGGCCAGTCCGACTTCAACCACTAATTATATTGTAACAGGTATTACCAATGGATGTCAAAAAATCGATACAGTAGTTGTCATAGTATTATCCCTTCCAAATGTTGATGGGGGGCGAGATCGAGCAATATGTGAAGGTGACAGTGTGCTATTAGAAGCTTCTGGTGCGACAACCTACTTATGGAGTCCCACAACGGGTTTAAGTAATCCTAATATTTCCAACCCAATTGCCAGTCCGACTTCAACCACCACTTATATTGTTACAGGTATTACCAATGGATGTCAAAGGAATGATACAGTGCACGTCACTGTCATTCCTCTTCCTACAACAAATGCAGGTTCCGACCAAAGTATGTGCGCCGGTAGTAATGTCCAATTAGCAGCTACAGGGGCAACCACATACTCCTGGGCCCCGACTACAGGTTTAAGTAATCCTAACATTTCAAACCCAGTTGCCAGCCCGACTTCTACCACCAATTATATTGTAACAGGTATTACCAATGGATGTCAAAAAATTGATACAGTAGTTGTCACAGTATTACCCTCTCCAAATTTAAATGCTGGTTCCGATCAAAGTATATGTCTTGGAGACAGTGTTCAATTAAATGCAACTGGTTCTAATACATACTCCTGGTCCCCGACTACAGGTTTAAGTAATTCTAATATTTCTAACCCGGTTGCCAGTCCGACTTCTACAACCAATTATATTGTAACAGGTACGACCAATGGATGTCAAAAAGTCGATACAGTAGTAGTCACAGTTCTATCCCTTCCAACTGTTTATGCCGGTCCAGATCAAAGCATTTGTCCCGGAGACAGTGTTCAATTGAATGCAACTGGTGCTACTACATACGACTGGAGTCCAAATGCAGGTTTAAGTAACCCCAAAATCTCTAATCCCATTGCAAATCCAAAATCTACAACCACTTATACTGTAATTGGTTTTGATGAAAATGGATGCCAGGGAATAGATTCCGTGGTAGTTAGTGTGATTAATATTTCTGTATTTAATGTTGAAGTTTCACCTGATGTTATTATTTGTCCAGGGGATACTACCCAACTATCTGTTGGATTGCTAAATGAGCACCATGCGCTTAAATTTGATGGGAATGATGATTATATTCAAATACTTGACGGTTATACTCAAACCCTTAAAAATACGAATGAATATACTGTTTCTTTTTGGATTGGTGTTGATGCTTTTGGATTATCACCGGCAGCTTTATTTGATGCTGATAGTACAACAATTAGCGGAGGGTTTTCATTTGGAATAAATTCATCCAGCGAATTATATTGGAGTGTCGGGGGTTTAACAAGAACCTATTCTTTATCAGTGCCATTGCAAGACAGCGCATGGCACCTTATTTCCATTGTAAAAGAAGGAGTTGGTGATTTCGGAAAATTATATATAGACACTATAATTCAAACAAATTTTACTGGAGCTCTAGGAAATATGCCTAATGAAAATAGTGATATTTATTTTGCCAGAGACAGAAGTGGCAATTACTTTAAAGGATATCTAGATGACATAAGAATTTACAATTCAGTTTTAGATTCCAGTCAAATAAATAAAATTGCATTTTCTGACACATTAAAAACAGCAGGATTAATTGCTTACTGGGATTTAAATGAAGGTTCAGATACTGTGATTTTTAACAAGGTTTCAGCTGTAAATGGAACATTAAACAACGGAACATTTTGGGTAAGTAATGAAGATGTTGACCTGCCTGTTGAAGATATCTTTTATGATAATATAAATTTTTATTGGACACCTGCACTTGGTTTAAATACAACAATTGGAAACATTGTACATGCATCTCCCTATCAAACAACTACTTATACAGTTACAGGAGTAATGGGCAATGGATGTGAATTAAATTCTGGTTTAGTCACCGTAACAGTGAATACAAATCCTTTAACTCCTGGTTCAATTGGTAATAATCAGACAATCTGTTATTTTTCGAAAGCGGATACTTTAATAAGTTTAACATCACCCACAG encodes:
- a CDS encoding LamG domain-containing protein, giving the protein MKNKFFIFNIVNFLTIALFGTLSAQTTVTLYPDLDATILSSSPNNNYSDNTHSNGKSIRANASTGRGGTAVYYRSLISFDVSSVPCNATITDAKLILYGIGHDPLSGNNSVYFQRAYNFTESTVTWNSQPSVTTTGQISLSSTTSSTQIDTLNLTSYLGEIHSGLSPRNSLLMRLQNEQYYNDRYYASSDHDSVNLRPKLIIIYTLGGVNGGVDKFVCVGDSTQLIASGAETYSWSPTAGLSNPNISNPKASPSSTTSYLVTASDLNFCQTVDTVLVTVFPFPVVNAGSDQSMCAGSNVQLAATGATTYSWTPTTGLSNPNISNPVASPTSTTNYIVTGITNGCQKIDTVVVIVLSLPNVDGGRDRAICEGDSVLLEASGATTYLWSPTTGLSNPNISNPIASPTSTTTYIVTGITNGCQRNDTVHVTVIPLPTTNAGSDQSMCAGSNVQLAATGATTYSWAPTTGLSNPNISNPVASPTSTTNYIVTGITNGCQKIDTVVVTVLPSPNLNAGSDQSICLGDSVQLNATGSNTYSWSPTTGLSNSNISNPVASPTSTTNYIVTGTTNGCQKVDTVVVTVLSLPTVYAGPDQSICPGDSVQLNATGATTYDWSPNAGLSNPKISNPIANPKSTTTYTVIGFDENGCQGIDSVVVSVINISVFNVEVSPDVIICPGDTTQLSVGLLNEHHALKFDGNDDYIQILDGYTQTLKNTNEYTVSFWIGVDAFGLSPAALFDADSTTISGGFSFGINSSSELYWSVGGLTRTYSLSVPLQDSAWHLISIVKEGVGDFGKLYIDTIIQTNFTGALGNMPNENSDIYFARDRSGNYFKGYLDDIRIYNSVLDSSQINKIAFSDTLKTAGLIAYWDLNEGSDTVIFNKVSAVNGTLNNGTFWVSNEDVDLPVEDIFYDNINFYWTPALGLNTTIGNIVHASPYQTTTYTVTGVMGNGCELNSGLVTVTVNTNPLTPGSIGNNQTICYFSKADTLISLTSPTEGTGEYYYHWENSRDNQNWYPIAGAFSSSYFPGILDSSKYFRRVVYSPGCGFLPTSPVLITVYDKLAPGTIGYNQTICYNSIPDSIISLVLPSGGFGPYTYEWQYSDSGIVWTDIPGTNSSSYLPSAITVKTYYRRKVFNSCDTVFGAYVIINTATQLTSGTIISDDSEVCYNSAAGALISNPVASGGPSFYTYQWESSLDNINWSIISGATADIYYPGSLTIPTYFRRQVESGNCPIETSNQVYIIITHPGIIGSNQIICNDSTPSILSDISPASGTGPFNYQWQYSTDSLVWTDLQGANSVNYTPSNLTETTNYRRNVSSPACNNVAANVIQITVAPKVTLLPYNSINVTDSSFELFGGYPIGGTYSGTSVINNIFYTNEAGTGTHSVTYTVEMNGCSASVIQDIVVISQPFYEYTAEPTTGISFNNYGIYVNIFSDSSLASPFDTTTLNIVGHLLNERAAENRSFDNNKNGIFMNLGLIKLTKDWRNNAGDLFIPIVGKTELYGNNQKIGGTSVTQFNNLTLSGTGIKSMYIDVDVNKELNLQHLEMATRSYTLFIKNNSNGSILRTSGFVSSDFFEGKLSRAINNTQPYLFPVGSSLQNARYRPVVVAHSTSNPLIFSVRMINNSPDLPLNPADSNSTHPILVKYQDVHTINDKFYYWLNNTIPSETSDIGFYYFQNNDDQFQSIAHWSETPVQSVIFNSPVVPYWKSTNDYLGNHAFIFPLEQNRYNSLIAANAYPNMDFVAIKAWNDYAHPIFTLNKAGFVINTGAGYGNQDGTNSNVTGPCPTSAPCNDETPLNTSGNADGSGGGVVTGLPLAGTYCQVYLDDIDNTRVRICWEVNSYGAISNVHVVDSDSLLDLNYPLSPELFSIVNGTTILFNNAPQSTEINCDSPILIKFNNGVSDPILLNTSIGDKVVVSGVVNDLNLELEIFSQDNTSIVHLSGNAVLNPLGVWDGKISEVPSPGVYKIQLTHGVVGGAKIFKGQFIVQ